DNA from Prionailurus bengalensis isolate Pbe53 chromosome X, Fcat_Pben_1.1_paternal_pri, whole genome shotgun sequence:
GAATGCCTGAATGCCACCAAAGGACTCTTGAGTCTTCTACAAAAACTGGGGTACCGAGTGTCAGCCAGAAAAGCACAGGTCTGTCATACTGCAGTGACCTATCTAGGTTACAACCTTAAAAAAGGTAAGCGCTATCTTGGTGAACAAAGAATTCGGGCTATACTCGATATTCCTCAGCCTAAAACTCGCAAACAAGTCCGCGAGTTCCTTGGGGCGGCAGGCTACTGCAGACTATGGATACCTGGCTTTGCTGAACTGGCAGCCCCTTTGTATGCCACCCTCAAAGGGTCTCCAGAATCCTTCATGTGGGGAGAGACTCAAACTAAAGCCTTCCAAGCCTTACAAGATGCTCTCATGACCCCACCAGCCTTGGCCCTGCCAGATCCCACGAAGCCATTCCATTTGTTTGCAGCCAAAAAAGGGGGGGTAGCCAAGGGAGTTCTGACTCAGCCCCTAGGACCTTGGCGCCCACCAGTGGCTTATTTATCAAAACGGCTGGATCCAGTCGCTTCCGGGTGGCCCCCATGCATTCGACAAATTGCCGCCACTGCGCTTCTAGTTAAAGATGCAAACTAACCTTGGGGCAAGCATTGTCACGGGGCCCCATGAAGTGGAAACTTTACTGCGGGCTCCCCCAGAGCGATGGCTGTCAAATGCTCGGATTACCCAATATCAAGCATTGCTACTCGACCAGCCCCGAATACATTTTTGTGCTCCCACAACCTTAAACCCAGCCACTTTGCTGCCTGAAGGGCAGAATCCCCCTCTACACTCTTGCCCAGAAACCTTGGCAACGATCTCGTCCCTCCGCTCTGATCTTACGGACATTCCTTTACATGACCCTGATATCAGCATGTTTTCAGACGGCAGTAGTTTTGTGTTTCAAGGGCAAAGGTATGCCGGTGCTGCGGTGACGACAGACCGTGAAGTTTTATAACAACAGACCCCCCAGGAACTTCAGCCCAACGCGCAGAGCTCATCGCACTAACAAAAGCCCTAAAACTTGGAAGAAACAAGTCAGTTAACATTTATACGGACAGCCGCTATGCTTTTGCAACCGCGCATGTACACGGATCCATTTATCAAGAGCGTGGTCTCCTCACAGCAGAAGGCAAGGCCatcaaaaataaagctgaaattttaGATCTTCTAGCAGCCATCTGGGAACCTGCAAGGCTGGCAATCATTCACTGCCCAGGACATCAAAAAGGCAACTCCCTAGAGGCAGTCGGAAACCGCCTGGCTGATGCAGCACCCCAAGAAGCTGCCCTAACTAAAAGTGAAAGTGCCTTGGAGCTACCGATCTTGACAGAGCCCCTGCTTCCACTGGAGCCCAGTTACACTCCTAAAGATTTGGAGTGGATTTCCAGAAAAGGGGGAAGTAAGATGCTGGGACAAATGTGGTTTCAGGATCCTGAAGGTAAGATACTCTTACCCGCGGCACTTGGGCGGCGCATGGTGGGTCAACTCCACCAAGGGAGTCATCTGGGAAAAACGAAGATGGCGGAATTAGTGCGGAAGAAGTTCAGGGCACAAGGGCTGGGAAAAGAGATTGAAGAGGTGGTTGAAAGGTGTGTAAGTTGCGCCCAAGTGAATCAGGGTGCAAATAGGAAGGTTTCAGAAGCTAAAAGAGATAGAGGAATTGAGCCAGGCCGCTTTTGGGAAGTAGATTTTACTGAGATTAAACCAGGGAAATACGGCTAtaaatatttccttgtttttgtagACACCTTCTCCGGTGGGTCGAGGCATTCCCCACTAAATCAGAAACGGCTCAGGCGACagttaagaaattattaaatgaggggcgcctgggtggcgcagtcggttaagcgtccgacttcagccaggtcacgatctcgcggtccgtgagttcgagccccgcgtcaggctctgggctgatggctcagagcctggagcctgtttcgactctgtgtctccctctctctctgcccctcccccgttcatgctctgtctctctctgtcccaaaaataaattaaaaaaaaaaaaagaaagaaattattaaatgaaataatccctAGATTCGGGCTGCCTCTGAGCATAGGATCAGACAATGGCCCGGCCTTCATGGCGCAGGTGTCCCAGGGTCTAGCCCAGGCATTGGGAATAGATTGGAAATAACGTTGTGCATATAGACCCCAGAGCTCGGGTCAAGTAGAAAGGATGAATCGGACCCTAAAAGAGACCTTAACCAAATTGTCCCTTGAGACAGGCGAAAATTGGGTTGATGTCCTGCCTTTTGCCCTTTTGCGAGCACATTGTACTCCATTTGTCAAGGGATTTTCCccttatgaaattttatttggcAGACCTCCACCTATCCTGCCGAGGCTAGGAGACGATGTAATGGAACAGTTGGAACAGGACCATTTGCTGGCTTCGCTCATGGCCCTGCAACATGTACAGAAGGAAATAACCAGGGCCTTGAGAGAAGCCTTCACTCATCCTCCtgttcttccccacccctttcaACCAGGAGACTTAGTCTGGGTCAAAAGGCACGAGCCTAAAACCCTGGAGCCGCGCTGGAAAGGACCACACACCGTGATTCTGACTATGCCCACGGCCGTGAAGGTAGATGGTGTCCGAACCTGGATTCATTACTCTCAGGTTAAGAAAAACTGCGTGAAGGCGGGAACAACCCAGACTGATACAGAACCAGATAACAAACAGCAATGGAAGGTTCAAAGGCATCCAGAAGATCCTTTAAAGCTAAGACTGatgtgggaataataataattttctggGTTTGTATGGTGATAAGTGTGGGGGACTGTATGGAATTGCATCCCCTATCTTTTTGGCCATAACAATGGGAACTCAGGGACACTGTCACGGGAAAGGTGATAGCATCTAATACCTCTTCCACTgtgccttgttttttgtttgatttatgcGACTTGGTGGGGGACTCATGGGGGACTTTAGTTACTAATTATAAACAGTCAACGGGCTTCGCTCCTCCGGTCCCCGAAAACCCCTATATGGTTACCTATGGATGCGGACACAGGGATCAAGAACAAAAATTGGCTAACATACTAGGGTTATACAGTTGCCCTGCAAATAGAAAGGTCGAATGTGAAGGAAGAGGCCAATACCATTGTGCAAAATGGGGTTGTGAAACGCTGGCCCCCTGGCTGGCAGGACAGGGCCATGATCCCTTAATCACCCTCCTTAGAACTCCAGACCCCAAATGTAAGACTCAAGGAAAATGTAACCcaacaaaaatatgtttaaaaaaggtTTCTAGTTCCAGtaccttttcctcttcctgggaCACTGGACACACTTGGGGTCTCAGGATGTATGCTCCAGGAATTGACAAGGGCATTTCCTTTACTATACAACGGGTTAAAAGAAAAACTCCACCCAATCCGGTAGGGCCAAACAAGGATATGATTTTACACCCCCCACTCTTTCTGACTGTCCCTTCCCAACCTACCTCACAATCGGGTGCCCCCACAAAGTTGGAATTACCAACTACAGGTCATATCCAGAACCCGTTCTCCCCTGAGACGCATTGGCTAGATGCAGTAGATTCTATGTATGCTTGGCTAAATTCATCTCACACTGAGATTGTACAAGATTGTTGGCTGTGTTTAAACCTTAAACCCCCATATTATGTGGGAGTGGCTACAAATGCTAGCATTGGACAAGACATAGAAAAGCATGTCGTGAAATTGCTAAATCCAAGCACAACATTGTGCCCTTGGGGTTCACGACCAATTTTAACCCTAGGAGACCTCCAAGGGCAGGGTTGGTGTATAGTGTCCCAAGAATATAATTGGCAGAACTCCCCTTACAAAAACTCTTGTGCAGAAGTGTATATTCCAAGTAGTTCAGATACTGATAGCGCCCAAAGTATAGCATACCGAGCCCTTACTGGAGCCTGGTTTGCTTGCTCATCAGGAATTACCCCCTGCATTGCAGCCGCATACTTTGGGGTCGGCACCCAAGAGATTTGTATCCTAGTTCATATTCTCCCACAAATATACCTATATAGCGGAGAAGCGGGGAGAGAACATCTACGTCTATTTGAAGGACATTCCAGGGTAAAAAGGGCAGCACCAGTCCTCATTCCACTCCTAGTGGGACTGGGAATTGCGGGATCCACAGCTATTGGAACTGCTGGACTCATTGTGGGGGACCAAAATTTCAAAACTGTAAGCAAGCAAGTGGACCGAGACCTAGGCTACTTGGAAACTTCAATTTCTTGGCTAGAACACCAAGTAGACTCTTTAGCCAAGGTTGtattacaaaacagaagagggcTTGATTTACTCTTCATGAAGGAAGGGGGCCTCTGCGTGGCCCTCGGAGAAACGTGCTGTTTTTATGCGAACAATTCCGGAGTAATCTGAGACACTCTCAGTTTGGTCAGGGATAATCTTAGGGCCAGGGAACGTGCCAGGGAAGCCAGCAATAATTGGTATCAGAGTTTATTCTCTTGGTCCCCCTGGCTCACATCACTGCTTACAGCCATAGCTGGGCCACTGCTATTGTTACTTCTCGGTTTAACTATTGGCCCATGCATTATCAATTGGTTAGTACAATATGTCAAGAAGCGagttagtgaaataaaaattatgatgatCAGGTCCAATTATATCCCCTTAGTTCCTAATGATGAATCAAGGGATTGATTCACTGacaagaaaagggggaaatgtaagggttaaattgtagtgtagggctaatgcttagcttgaaaaataacagctttgtgttgacattgaaggttaagagataacagccttgctttactcTTATAAATTATGCCTCATACTCTTGTAAATTAGACTtcaccaattaaggaaacaaaggttcaaagaaaagagcatcagaggcagggtcaaggagatccactggttgcaacttagaggcagaaagtctaaagtaaacacctcattaggcaactgtttctaactcatctggaaactgtttctttgttctgttcccaggtgatgataaaacgatgtgatcggttataaaaactctgtaccccggctgttcgaggccgcactcttatcaagagtgttggtcccgatcggtcggccttgcctctcattgtaataaactttgttgtgactgtcactggtgcccgtagcattctgtttcaggagtcgtgtggatgcaacaagggttactggagggggtgtgggaggagggatgggctaaatgggtaaggggaattaaagaatctactcctgaaatcatcgttgcactacatactaactaatttggagtaaattaaaaaataaaattaaacaaaagacagtaaaattaattaattaattaattaattaaaaaaggacagaggacctgaatagacttttccaaggaagacatacacatggtcaacagacacatgaaaagatgttcaacattactaaccatcagggaaatacaagtcaaaaccacaatttgatatatcacctcacctatcagaatggcgaggatgtggagaaaaaagatccttcatatactgttggtgggaatgcaaattggtgcaatcactatggaagacagtatggaggtttctcaaaaaattaaaaatagaactatattacaacccagcaactccacttctaaatatttatccaaagaaaatgaaaacactaattcaaaaaggcaTATGTACCCCTaaatttattgcagcattatttacagtagttaAGATATAGGAgccacctaaatgtccattgatatataaaatgaggaagatgtagtatatgcatacaatggaatattagtcataaataatgaaatcttgctatttgcaacattgatggacctagagggtattatactaagtgaaataagtcaaatagaGAAATTatgtatgacttcacttatatgtagaatctaaaaaacaagacaaactaACAATCTAACAAACTTACAAACTAGGAGTTTTGgtcatagatgcagagaacatagctatagagaacaaactcaaaCAATGGTTGCCTGAGTGGAGGGGGTAGAAGGGCGCATGAAATAGGCAAAGGGGATTAAGGGGTGCattcttccagttataaaatcaaTAATGCACAgtgatgtaatgtatagcatagagaatatagaGATAAAAGGTATAGAtgtgaaatttagaaaaataaatagtatgaGAGCTAGATCTTTGAGCAGGATTTTGCCAGCTaagtttttaatttggttttggatctcaaagtttttaaaatagagacaAGAATGTGCAGTACTAGGGAAATCTGGAAGATGTTGTTAGCTGACTTTAAAGCAAAAATCTGGAGTTTCTACCAGTCGTAGCTTTCAATAAAGTTCTTcagttttgggggaggggagaaaaaaatcaggtaTAAGTCTGGCTAGGCAACAGATCAAGATGAAATGCAGAATGAAGACATTGTGCTCTCCTTCATGCTGGCTATTACAGCACTGGAAGACATGCTGTTGTAATTCCTGAGCCTGTGCTTGATGGTCGGCATGAAGTCTCCTTCACTAGGACCTTCTCTGAGGGATCTCTTGGTATTTCTTGAGATTACTACTGTAAATCTCTAAGTCAGAGCTACCTCACCAGTTTTTTGATCTTTTAAAGGAAGCACAGGGATATTTTGTTCATGTGTCTCCTTGGCAGTGTCTCCTGACATCATACCTGGATGTTTGGGCACAGCACCTGTCCTCTGGCACTCACAGCATCCATGCAGCTTGTTAGGTAGTATCACCTCTTACATTATGTGGGAGTTCCCTGCTGATATTGAAATGACGTGTTTTGAAAGACTAACATCATGGTGAACCAGGCCAACGTGCTTttaaattccagctctgccattcgatagctgtgtgatttggggcttATAAAGGTTATTTAATTTGTCTAAATCTCAGTAACAGGGTGAAATTAATACTAATTCATAGCACTATTGTGAAAACTAAATAAGGTCCATTTAAAATACTtctatcaggggcgcctgggtggcgcagtcgtccgacttcagccaggtcacgatctcgctgtccgtaagttcgagccccgcgtcaggctctgggctgatggctcggagcctggagcctgtttctgattctgtctccctctctctctgcccctcccctgttcatgctctgcctctctctgtcccaaaaataaattaaaaaaaaaagttgaaaaaaaaattaaaaaaaaatacttctatcACTCATAAATAAGTCATAGACATGGAGTcaatgtgaattatttttattgtttcactAGACTGTTAGAAAAGGTTGGGACTATGTGTGTCTTCACTTTTGTACCCTAAGCATGTAGCACAATGTCTAGCTTATTGCTCATAATAATTGGTTTGTTACCTGAACTATTTAATAGAAATAGAGATGCTGATGCTTGAATATTTATGCCCAACAGAAAAGGAAGCCAGCATTCAAATtcattaaaatcaatttattttaatttttaaaaaatgtatgcagAATTGTACAATGTAACCCATGCACCCACCATCCAGCCTAATAAGTTAAGCTATATTTATGTTaatgttttgtgttctttgaatCATTATTATGGTTCTGCAATTTTTTTAGTAACTCAGTGTGGGACTTtattctctgaaaaacaaataagacatacacacacagagcagaAGCATGAGCCATGCAGCATACATGTGAAAGTTCCTTCCTAAatcaatgcattttaattttattgttttttctttaaattttttgagtatagttgacacacagttacattagtttcagttgtaaaacatagtgattcaaaaagtttttacattttgttatgttcaccacaagtgtagctaccatctgtcaccatacaacactattatgatatcattgactatattccttatgctgtgctttttattgccatgacttattcattccataactggaaacctttatctcccacttcccttcacccattttgaccattccccccaccctcctccacctgGCAACCTTTACTTAGCTCTTTGTATTTATaggtttgattctgctttttgtttgtttactcaattgtctttttttagattcctcatattagtaaaatcatatggtatttgtcattctcagTCCAAAACAATGAAT
Protein-coding regions in this window:
- the LOC122477060 gene encoding endogenous retrovirus group S71 member 1 Env polyprotein-like gives rise to the protein MVTYGCGHRDQEQKLANILGLYSCPANRKVECEGRGQYHCAKWGCETLAPWLAGQGHDPLITLLRTPDPKCKTQGKCNPTKICLKKVSSSSTFSSSWDTGHTWGLRMYAPGIDKGISFTIQRVKRKTPPNPVGPNKDMILHPPLFLTVPSQPTSQSGAPTKLELPTTGHIQNPFSPETHWLDAVDSMYAWLNSSHTEIVQDCWLCLNLKPPYYVGVATNASIGQDIEKHVVKLLNPSTTLCPWGSRPILTLGDLQGQGWCIVSQEYNWQNSPYKNSCAEVYIPSSSDTDSAQSIAYRALTGAWFACSSGITPCIAAAYFGVGTQEICILVHILPQIYLYSGEAGREHLRLFEGHSRVKRAAPVLIPLLVGLGIAGSTAIGTAGLIVGDQNFKTVSKQVDRDLGYLETSISWLEHQVDSLAKVVLQNRRGLDLLFMKEGGLCVALGETCCFYANNSGVI